TAAGCTCTATAAGGTCCATTGCAGTCTCCCTCAGGTTTAAGAGGTACATTGCAAGTGTCTCATGCTCAATGGTATAACAGTACGAATAATTGGCAAGAATATGTGACTGAATCCGGTCAAGCTCATTTACAATGACCCTAAGGTACAAAGCCCTCTCAGGGACATCAATATCGCTTATCTTCTCAACCGTTTCTATAAATACCATATTATGAATAACCGAGCAGATCCCGCAGATTCTTTCGGCTAAAAACATGACCTCCTGCCAGGGCCGTCCTTTCATAATATTCTCAATGCCTTTTTTGACATAGCCGAGATCGATCTCGGCAGAGAGAACCTTCTCACCTGCGGTCTCGCACCGGATTCTTGCCGGCTCCTTAAATATAGGATGAACAGGCCCTATGGGGAGTGATACATCAACCTTCTTTCTCATTTTTATTCCCTCTCCTCATAATCCTTAAAGATAAGCGGGGCCACACTCAGAATAGTACTGATAATCTCTGTTGGTCTTGGCGGACATCCGGGAATAGATGCAGTGACAGGGATGTGCTTCGATACCGGAGGATTGACATAACTGCCCTTTCTGTTAAAGACGCAGCCTGATACAGGGCAGTTCCCTATAGTTACAGCAACCTTGGGGTCAGGTATCTTCTCCCAGAGGTTTAAGAGTTTGTCATCCCACTGCTCGACAAATGCACCTGTAATCAGCAGTACATCTGCTTCCCTTGGGTTGTTGTGGACATAGATACCATACTGCTCAATATCATAACGTGGTGCAAGGCAGGCTAAAATCTCAATATCACAGCCATTGCATGAACCAACATTTACAAAACTTACATGAATGGATCTCGACCGCACATTATTCTTTAAATTCTGAATAATACTCATTTAAGGATCAGCTCCCTGATCTTTTCACGGCCGTATATTACCGCCTCTTCCTCGCTCATCCCGCCTGAAATTTTACCGGATATATCAGTGATTAAAAGCTCCATCTCCTCTTCCTTAACTATCGGCATATATTTTGTCAGAAATCCTCTGAAGAGCAGACGATCCGGAAACTCCGGCATCTCATCACCTTTCCAGACATCATACCTTGTGGGCATGTTTTCAAGGTATGACATATCAAAGTTCTCAATAAGCATTGCCCTGAAATTCTGGATATTCATGCCAAGTCCGTCAGAAATCTCTCTCACAGTATTATTCTGAAGAGGTGCCGTTACAATCCGGTATTTCATATTGCGAAGGCTCTTCTCATATACATATCCGGTCATAACATACCACCCGCCTTTAAGACGCCATATCCTGCAAAGACAAATATCAAAAGCCAGAGTGCCGCCATCTCACCTCTCTTCAGGAGGTCCTTACTTCCGAAAAATAAAAGGGCCGGAATTATCAGGAGCACTATAACTAAAATTCCGGCCTGAAGAGCAACTGAAGGATTCAGGTATGCCTGATATGCAGCAATCAGTGCAAAGACTATACATACGGATGTGATTCCTGCTTTGATTAAACTCATAACAATACCCCCAGAACGACTGCAAAAACAGCCATAAAGACAATTATCAGTATCTGAACGGTGACACAGTCATAGGGTGACAGAAGCGGTGTTGTCGCACATACAAATGAAAGCGAGAACAGTATAATCAGCATCACCACAAGAGTCAGCAGAACGGGCAGCTGCCCTATAAAGATTACAACAAACGCAAACAGCAGGACAAATGTCTTAAGGCCCTCACCAACATCAAGTGCCGCCCTCCATACACCAAAGTGCTCAGTCTTATAACCGCTTACAATCTCTTTTCCCTGGACTATAGAGAAAGGCCCGTAAGGCATCTTGGAGAGAATTACAACATACAGGCCAATTGCCGCCGGAGGTACTATCAGAAGAAGAGGGCCGTTTTCCGCCTGAAATGCAATAAGGTCAGATATCATCAGAGATCCGGTGAAGAAGTAGATCATCGCAACCGCACCAAAAAGCGGGATCTCGGATGACGCAGATATGACTGACCTGACACCGCCGAATTTAGAATATGGTGAACCGGGCGAGAGACCCACACCGTGCTCAACCATCTTGTGAACCATGTATATGCCGAATAAGAGCAGAATGCTCTGACCTGCAATCACTACAAACAGTGCTGCGGTCCAGATACCAATAGCTACGAGCACAATTCCGGTGAACAACAGTTCACTGCCGGTCTTTGGTATCCAGGTCTCCTTAAATGAAAATTTGAGAGTATGCAGAATCTCCTGCCATACAGGAGGGCCGGGGCGTCCCTGCACCCTTGCAATCACCTTACGGTGTATTCCAAGAAACAGAAGACCAAGTATTGTTGCTAATATCAGATATTCCAGCATAATTCAGTACCCAATAAAAGGAATGTCTCCTTCTCCCTCCCCCGCTTTCCACCAGAGTCCTGTAAAGAGCACAAATGGCGGAAAGGCAATAGTCATAAGCACTGCGGCTGTCAGGAAATCGGCCATACCAGCCCTCAGCATGACTTCTGCCCCAATGCAGACCAGAAGAGAGAGGACAGCTACCAGTTTGACTGTACTTTTTTTCATTTTCCCATCACACCGTTAACAAAATCTCAACCACCCTGAGGAATATCAGAAGCGAACTCACATGAATCATTATTACATAAGGAGCACCAGGCGCCCTGAAAAGCTCTGCCTTTGCAGCGTAAAACGGTGCTATGCCCTCACCTGTAACTCCGACCAAAAGCAGAACCTTTGCAATTAAGGGCATATTTACCATTGCTCCTGAAAGCTCCCATATGCTCAGCGTTCCTGTAGCGGCAAGTGTTATTGCAGCACTTCCGAAGAGGGGAACCGTTGCAACCATTGCAACAATCCCGTAATTAAAGGCGGCGTTCAGTACATGCCGGCTCTTCACTGCCGCAACTATGCCTATTATACAGACCCCTGTCATTGAGACAAAGAGTGTGTAATTGAAGATGTCACCGCTAAGAACTGCTCCCATTGTGGCAAGACCACAGGCAACCGCCATAAATCTCCGGAACCTCAGTTCAGCCGGCCCTACCTCCTTTGCATAGACTGCATCATCCCCGAATACAACGTCAAGCTGTTTCTCCGGTCTGCTGAAGATGCAGAACAGCGTGAATATAAGGGCCAGTATGAAGAGGACGGCTGTATAAGGAGTGAAATAGTTCACTATGTCGCCAAAAGGCAGATAAAACAGTTCTTCTCCGCCTACTGCTCCGGACTGGAGATCAAACATTCTCCTCACCTCCCATCGTTCCTATAAGTGACATCTTTGCCATAACCTTCACAAGAATCGCACCTCCGGCAAGCATAACTGCAAAGAACCAGTACTGCGGGAGAACCATGAAGATGAAGAAGGCGGCAATCCAGAACGCCCAGGCATAGCCGCTCACTATCTCAAGTATCTCAAACCGTTCCACACTTCCCCTGCACATGAAGAAGAAGACTGCACCCGTTGCTGCAACCGCACCGCCTGAAAAACCGGAAAGAACTATTCCGTAGGCAACAAGGACAAGTGCCATTATTGCCGGTGCGGAGTCCATAATTTCGAGCCGGAATTTTCTTCTGACCGGCTTTGTCAGCCCTTCCCTTACAAGATATATCTCAGAGATGGCTAAAAGCTCCGATATTCCGACAACAAGGCCAGGAAGAATAAGCGCCTCTGCAAGATCTGTCGCAACCATTGCAATGAGAGCGAGGGCGGCAATTTCGGCAAGATCTGTTAATATAAGGCGGTGCAGGTCATTCTTCTCTTTGAAGAGGGCCATAAAGACTATCGCAGACGCAGCAAATATAACAGTTATTCCGAGGAAATAGGTCTGATCCATTATTCCTTCCTCCTGTACAGAAATGCCGCAATTGCAAATGCAACAAAGAGAATAGCTGTCTCAGCAACCGTATCAAGCCCTCTTGTATTGTAGAGGATCTCATCGATAATTCCTCCGGGATGTGAGACTATCGTAGTTCCGAGATAGAGACTTGTCGCTGCCATAAAAGCGGAAAGCGGAGTTAAGTATGCAGTCACATAACCGAGATACGGTGCGTTTGAGGGATACTGGGCTTTGACGGCTGTATCGCCGAAAGGAATGCCCCCTCTGTCATATGGATTTAACGGGCTGTCAGCCACAGTATCTTTCGGATAGAGCTGATCGGACTCATACTGAAGAGGCGATGTGATCTGGAGACATAATGCGGCTATGAAGACAACCGCAACTATAAGCCCGTAGATATTTGCGATATTCTCTACTTTCTGGAGATAATCTGAGATCTTACGGACTACCATCTTCCATCACTCCTCTCAAGCACCCTCACAAGGATAAATGTAGCTATCGCTGTAACCGCTATGAATGTCATCAGGGCAAGAGTCTCGTTAAATGAGAGCATTATGAGGAGAAGACCCCATGCGGGAATTTCCACATTTATCAGCCGGATGAGCGGTGTCTTTGGCTTTGGATCAGCAGCTGCAATGACACCAATTACCAGAATAATGCATCCAAGTGCAAATTCAGGCGCTATCATCGGCATCACTCCTGCAGACCATCAGAATAAATATTGTTGTTACCGGGGCGATAAGTGAGACTGCAATCGCAACATCGGTATATCCGCCTGCAATTATGAAGGGCATAATTCCGGCGGCGATGATGCCGACTGAGATCAGCTTCTCAAACTCCTCCCTTGAAAATGCCGCCATCAGTGTACCTGCAATTGCAAGAAAACCGAATAAAAGGATGGATATATCATCGATCATTCTTTTTTGCCTCCTGCAATCCTGCTGGCTATTGCATTTGACTCAAGCGTTGTTCCGATGAAAAAAGCGGCGGCGGCTGCAAGCGAGAGCGGATCCTTTAAGATCAGCACAAGAGAACCTGCAACAGCAAAACCGATGACATTGAGGAAGGGCAGTTTTAAGAGGTTATTCTTTACAAAAGCTATACGTATCGCTGCATAAACAGCAACCAGCCCGCAGATCCACAGTTCAATCAACTTCTAAACCTCCAGAGTTTTCCAAGAAGCCGGCTCGAGTATTTATGTGAAAGACCCTGAATAGTCACTATGGCAAGCACCATTCCCGCTATAAACTCCTCCGGAGATAATATGCCGTAAAATGAAAAGCCCCATATTACAAAAGACGCGACAACTGCACCGGTAGTTCCCGCATATCCCTTGTCATGGCATATTCTGTTCCCAATAAATACCAGCACTGCCGCAGCCAGTCCGCCATATATCCCATATACATAGACGCCACACGCAGCAAGAAGTGTTCCGGCAGATGCATCGGGAGAACAGACTATATTTCCAATCATATACCCCCCGTTTAAATTCCCGCCTTCCTCCCCGACTGACCTGCCTATTGCCTCAGCACCGCTCACTCCGCCCTTTTTTGGAAGGCCGAATATAATATCGGTAGTGACAAAAATAAGCCATGCCACAACTGCCGCAGCAATAATATTTGTAATTCCGTTTAGCATCTCAAACCAGACCCTCTGATATTCTTTGATGTTGTTTGCACGATAAATCTTTTTCCCCTGAGATTAAGGCGGTCCGGTTAACCTGAAAAACAGGACGTCCATGTCAGGCGGAAAAATTCATCGTCATTTATCCGGATAAAAACTGAAATTAATTACGATCCGGAATTTCCGGAGCACAGTTTACGCCTTTACCCGGCCACCCGCCTTATACTTAGAATTAACAATAAAGATCATTAATAGTTTTTCTTATTTTTCTGGTATAAAACATTAAAGACGATATTTCCTGAGAGTTCATACATAAATTAAAGATTTTTTCTTTACTTATCCACTTTATAAATACATATTTACTGATTTGTAGTATTATTGCACATAAGAGAAATAATTATTCTTTTGCGCCCTTTATACAATCAGATCAGTTAATAACAATGCATGCATTATTTTCCCTGAGCGATTATGAACCTATACCATGACAGAGTATCTGTAGTCATTCTCTTCTTCTGTGGTTTAATACTCATATCGGCAGGTATTGCATTCCTCCCTGTCATGGATGCGCTCGTATTTGCAGTGACAATAGCCGTAGTATTAATGCCGGTAAAGAGGAGTCTGGGCCGCAGGATTTCTGAGAGGAGAGCCTCGCTTACAATTGTATTTTTATTATTGGTATCAGTCATTGTCCTTACAGCACTCCTGTTATTGATCATATATGGAATCTCAGATTATGCCGGTGAAATGTTTGACAAAATATTGCTGTGGGTTGATAATCACGACTCAATACAGTCAGTGCCGATGTCAGACAATATGGCTTCAGACATACTCTTCGGAGAGGGCGGGTTTCTCAGCGGGATTATATATTCAATAATAAACTCAGTTATTTATTCAGGGTTCAGGTTCATAATATTCTTTGTTCTGCTTTATCTGTTCCTTAAAGATGGGGAGAGAATCTGGGAGAGACTAAAGGGAATTCTCCCGCAAAGATCACTTGAGATTCTCAGTATTATGGAAATAAAGGGGAAAGACACACTCTATGCAGTCTATATTGTCCAGTTTGTCACATCAGCGGTAACCTTTGTCCTGGCTCTTCCCTTTTTTTATCTGCTGGGGTTTGACAATGTCATTGAGCTTTCTGTTATTGCGGCAATATTTCAGCTGATTCCGGTCATAGGCCCGTCAATTATGATGGTAATACTGGCTTTTTATTCTGTATCAGTGGGAGATTACACAGGGGCACTTCTCCTTGCCGGAATCGGTTATCCGGTAGTGTGTGCTTTTCCGGATCTGGTTCTAAGACCTGTCCTTATGGGGAGGCGGACACTTGTCCACCCGGCGGTTATGTGGATCGGCTTTTTCGGGGGAATTTATATCTTTGGAATGTCAGGGCTTGTACTTGGCCCGCTGCTGCTGGCACTTATGATTACGGCGGCAGGAATTCTTATAAATAGTGAGAAGATGAAAAACAACAGAATTATCCCGGAGAGATTCAGGAAAGGCTGATTAATATTTCCGGACGCCTGAATAGAGATCCGACCTGAGGCCTCCCCGCAGACTTACGGGAAGCAGCAGAAATAATAACTGATACCAGACAACTATGGAATTATGGGAGATAAATACCTGAAACCTGATGGAGAATATTACGAAGTGCAGAGGTTTAACCGGATTCTGATTGCATTAATTATTGGTATCCTTCTGCTCGTATCATGGTACTCCTTTTATCTGCAGATCATTGCCGGAATTCCGTTCGGAAACAACCCTGCTCCTGATTTTGTCGTAATACTTATAGCCGCAGTATTTGGAATATTATTCCCCGCATTTTTCGCAGTCCTGAGACTGGAGATAAGCGTGGATGACAGGTCTCTCAGGTTCAGGTTTTATCCGGTTCACGTGAACTACAGGGAGACGGCCCTCTCTGAAATCTCTGCCGCAGAAGAGGTAAAATACCGGCCAATAATGGAATACGGCGGCTGGGGGATACGATTCAGGAGAAATATCAGGGCATACACCATAAGAGGAAATGAAGGTGTTATGTTAACATTTGCAGACGGCAGGAAGATCCTTCTTGGGTCACAAAAGGCGGATAAGCTCCTGAAAGCAATAAGAAAAAAGTAGTTTTTTCCTACCGGAATCCTGCCGGGTTTGCAGGATATTTCCGGATATAAAGTTATACTCTAAGAATGAATTTTTCAGGAATCATTGAGATATTTTCTGATTCAGATTGTCAAGGTGGTTCTTTGCAGGAATATAATCGATGTTGTACTCCAGTGATTTTTCAAACGCCGTAGCAGCATCATCTGTCCTTCCAAGACCTGAAAGTGCCACACCATATAAGTCCATATAACGCTCAGGAGTGAATAACAGGCCCTGCATGTAATCGTCTAATTTGTCAGTATCAATACGTGCCAGTATCTCTGCCGATTCATCAGACCTTCCAAGATCGTTTAAGGCAATTGCACTGACCATTCCGTCAGTTGCATAGAAATATTCATCCCATTCAAATGATTCGTCTGAATTATAGGCCTCTCTGCTCAGCTCAATATTTTCAAGTGCCTCTTCTGAACTTCCCGTTTCAGCAAGTGCCAGTGCCTTTAAAAAGAACAGAGTTCCCTTAGACCACTCATCCGGACTGTAATATTCAACGGCCTGATCTGTTATTTCAACAGCATAACTGTAATTTCCGGTAACAATTGCATAATAAGCTACATTGCCGGAGTATAATGCCGTTGGATTTAAAGACATGGCCTTTTTAAAAGCATCAAACGGCTCATTTAAATCTGCATCACTGTTGTTATGGGCAAGTCCGTCAATAACACAGCCAAAATAATTCCATGCGACATCATCTTCCGGGTCTGCCTCCAGAGCTTTCAGTCCGGCAGAATATGCCAGTTCAAAATCATTAACCGGCTCATTAAAAAATACCATAAATACAGCATTCCAGTCTTCTGAACTGGCATTAACGCATTCCAGTGACCTGTTAAAGGCAGTATAGGAGGCTTCATTTAAGGATGACGAATCATTCCATAATGCTTTTCCAAGACCTGCCCATGCAAGAGGTGAATTCTGTCCACCAGTATCAAGTGCCCGTGTGAAGAGAGTTTTTGCCATTCTGTTGTCACCGCTCTCAAGTGCAACATATCCAGCATCAGTCAGATCACCGGATGACGGAGAGGCTGTCACAGGAGTAAAAAACAGCATAAATATAACTGTGAGAGCTAAAAAAGCCCTTAATATTTTAGATTTCACAGAGTAATTATTTGCTTATTTGTATTTATACCAGACAGTGGTGATAATATAATCCTTCAGAGCACTCCATGTCAGTACTGATACTGTAAGTGCTGACAGGGCATACCCCATAAATCAATATTGATTCCGGAATATCTTCAGAGGATATTTCCGGATATAATGTTATAATTTCAGACTGAATCCTTCAGGATCTCATGGAGGTAGAAGTTGTTTGTGCCAAGTTTGCCGTCATAATTACCGGCATCTATATAGAGAATACCTTCTTCCTTCACTGCCGCCAAAATGCCGTCTCTCATGGCTCCCGCAATTACCTCTTCATCAGTGCCGTTTATCACAATCTCATAGATTGAATTTACACCGTCAGGGACGAGTGAATCCTCGATTTTATCCTTTAATGTAGGGCAGAACCTGTGATTTGTGCTAGCTGACATCGGGAACCTGTAATTTTTGCTTGCAACCTTTGAACCGCTTGCAACAATCCCGCCCGGAAATCCGGTTATGATTCCCTCACGGTTTTTTATTGCCTCAACTGCCGCCTGTGCCGCTTTAAGTGCAGACTGCCTGTCCTCACCCATAATAAGGAAATTTCCGCCTGCGATACCTTTGACTGCACCAAATGACTCCTCTCCGATGTAATCCCCTTCCATAATCGGGATCTTCCAGCATTTTCTGCCTCCGACTATGCAGCGGCTCTCGTATGAGTCCCCGAAGTAGTGCATCTTAATGTGGTATCTTGTTTTCGCATCCGGAAATCCGTCAAATGCGGACGCGGTTGCGGCTGTAAGCACACACTGTGAGATTCTGGCCGAGACATTCTCCTTCATGCTCTTTCTGGCAGTGCAGATGAATATGGATACACCGGGCCTCCCGTCCGGTGTTTCAGCCGGTGAATAGTATCTCTCAATTCCCGCCTCACAGGGGCACATTATCGTTGAGGTTGCAAATCCGGTGGCTTCGGTTGCGGCAACCATTGCAAGCTCAAGGGAATCTGCTGTAATGATTATTCGTGAGAGCCATATAGGAAATGCCTCCGCATATGTATCAACAATCTCAGTGCCTTCTATCTTCATGGTTTTTACCCCCTTTAATTTCCGGTTTTTATTACTCCGTCTTCGGTTACGATATAGTCCATTAAGACGTCATTGTCCTCAAGAGGCAGTTCTTCGGCTTCCTGGCAGGCAAAAGCAAGGGCGATCTTTGTCACATCCGGATTTTTCTCAAGGAACCTGTCGTAGTAACCTGAGCCGTATCCAAGTCTGCCGCCACGCCTGTCAAACCCGAGCATTGGCAGAATAACAACATCAACAGCACCATCAGGGACGGGGATCTCATTTCCTATCGGTTCAGGGACATTGAATGTGCTTGGCACGAGGTGGGAGAGGTCTCTTAGGTATGATAACCTGAGGCTGTAATCTTCCTTTACGATGATAGGGACCACAAGATCGTATCCTTCGTCAAGAAGTCTTTGCAGGAGCGGATTTGTATCCACTTCAATATCCTTTGATGAAAAACCCATCACAGTCTGACCCGGTTTTACAAGTGAAAAGAAATGACTGCAGATTGCTTCCCCTTTGACTTTTTTCTCCTCAGGCGTCAGTGAATCGCGCCTGTTTCGCATAATGTCGCGCATTTTGTTCTTAGCTTCGCGCAAATCTGAAAAATTCTGAGGCATAGGAATAAATTTTCTGTATAGATATTTATTGTTATAGTTGCAGGAAAATTATCAAAATGTTATATAAGATTTAATTTAATCTTATCTGACACTCAGCTACATCCGGAATTTTGAGGATTTGTCAGAGTATGCAGTCTTTGCAGTTCTGGTTGCCGCAGTCTATGTTGTCAATTTTATACTTAAGTGCCCACACTTTGAGATGTTTAATTACATCAATAAGTCCGAGTCCGCTCTCAGTGAGGTAATACTCACTCCTGACAGGGAAACTTCCGGCATCAACCCTCCTCCCGACAAGCCCTTCCTCCTCAAGTTCCTTTAATCTCTGTGAGAGGACTTTTGAAGTTATACCATCAAGCGAGTCCTTTAATTCTGAAAACCTCCGGGTGTAGTTCTCCCCTTTGTACAGCTCAAATATTATCAGCAAAGCCCATTTTTTCGTCAGGTACATAGCGGTTTTGTACACTGTGCAGTCCTTGTGCATAGTATAGTTTCAGAAACTCACCAGTATTTATAATTTAGTATCAAAATGATATTTTGTATCTTAAATATACAAAGGAGAGACAAAACTATGTTCTGTTACCAGTGTGAAGAAGCCGCAAAGGGATGCGGATGTACGGTTAAGGGAGTATGCGGAAAGGATGAGTCAACCGCAACACTTCAGGACTGCCTGATATATACCATAAAAGGACTTTCCCTCAGAAATATTGAGGCACGGAAATCCGGTGTGGCAGATGAAAAAGCAGGCAATCTTATCGCAGAGGCACTCTTTGCCGCACTTACAAATGTCAACTTTGACAATGAGAGGCTCTATTCACTTATAACAAAGGCAGTTGAGATGAGGGATTCACTGCCGGCAGTTGAATGTGAGCATGATACATGCACATGGAAACCTGCAAACATTGAGGCTGCAGTAAAGAAAGGCTCTGAGAACGGAGTTTTAGCAACGGAAAACGAGGATGTAAGATCACTTCGCGAACTTCTCATCTATGGCTTAAAGGGTGTTGGTGCTTACTACTACCACGTTGTTGCCCTCGGGTCTGAGGATAAGGAGGTAACAGATTTCATGGAGGATGCCCTTGCGTCAACAACTGCCGATCTCAGCACAGATGAGATGGTTGGATGGGTGCTTAAATGCGGTGAGATTGGAGTTAAGGTGTTAGAAGATCTTGACAGGGCAAACACCACAGCATATGGAAACCCGGAGATAACAGTCGTATCAACATCTGCCGGCAAAAATCCGGGCATTCTCATCACAGGACATGACTTAAAGGACCTTGAGCAGTTGCTTATCCAGACCGGAAATTCGGGTGTTGATGTCTATACACACGGGGAGATGCTGCCGGCACACGCATATCCGGGGCTGAAGAAATACAAAAATCTCGTAGGGAATTACGGCGGTTCATGGCCGCACCAGAAGAAGGAATTTGAGAGCTTCAACGGTCCTGTCCTTGTCACAACAAACTGCCTTGTGCCGCCGGCTCAATCATACATCGACAGGGTTTACACCACCGGCCCTACAGGTTTTTCCGGTGTGAAACACATCCCTGAATCTGATAACGGCAGTAAAGATTTCTCAGCAGTTATTGAGCATGCAAAGAGATGCAGTCCTCCGCAGGATATTTCGGTTAAAGGTGAAGGTTACACTGATGAACTTATCACCGGATGTGCACACCATGCTGTGCTCTCAATTGCTGATGCTGTGATTGACGCTGTTAAGCAGGGCCGGATAAAGAGGTTTGTTGTTATGGCAGGTTGTGACGGCAGACAGAAGGAGAGGGAATATTATACCGAATTCGCAAAGGCACTGCCTCAGGACGCAGTCATTCTCACTGCCGGATGTGCGAAATACAGGTACAATAACCTCGATCTCGGCGACATCGGAGGAATTCCAAGGGTGATTGATGCAGGTCAGTGCAATGACTGCTACTCACTTGTGGTGATTGCAAAGGCGCTTGCTGATGCCTTCGGCACTGACTTAAACGGGCTTCCGGTCTCGTACAATATTGCATGGTATGAACAGAAGGCTGTGCTTGTTCTTTTAGCACTACTGCATCTGGGT
The sequence above is a segment of the Methanoplanus limicola DSM 2279 genome. Coding sequences within it:
- the hcp gene encoding hydroxylamine reductase, whose protein sequence is MFCYQCEEAAKGCGCTVKGVCGKDESTATLQDCLIYTIKGLSLRNIEARKSGVADEKAGNLIAEALFAALTNVNFDNERLYSLITKAVEMRDSLPAVECEHDTCTWKPANIEAAVKKGSENGVLATENEDVRSLRELLIYGLKGVGAYYYHVVALGSEDKEVTDFMEDALASTTADLSTDEMVGWVLKCGEIGVKVLEDLDRANTTAYGNPEITVVSTSAGKNPGILITGHDLKDLEQLLIQTGNSGVDVYTHGEMLPAHAYPGLKKYKNLVGNYGGSWPHQKKEFESFNGPVLVTTNCLVPPAQSYIDRVYTTGPTGFSGVKHIPESDNGSKDFSAVIEHAKRCSPPQDISVKGEGYTDELITGCAHHAVLSIADAVIDAVKQGRIKRFVVMAGCDGRQKEREYYTEFAKALPQDAVILTAGCAKYRYNNLDLGDIGGIPRVIDAGQCNDCYSLVVIAKALADAFGTDLNGLPVSYNIAWYEQKAVLVLLALLHLGVKDITLGPRLPAFVSPGVLGVLIDNFGIRKNTTVEEDMKIMVP